From Watersipora subatra chromosome 8, tzWatSuba1.1, whole genome shotgun sequence, a single genomic window includes:
- the LOC137401826 gene encoding uncharacterized protein: MTKGMKQCIYYGCDGVSQGAAKKCAECGRKIQRPGLKMKMEEARKEAAERREGFRNEKSLRSRWGVMEKLLIAVANAEGYGLNITLTAWMPGKVQVYSNCESAACLDQLKQAISMRAGIKYTEQMRDDMFVPIQGESLEPFKLKEWAKIRYNSSALPQTTEEQKAEEPAAEELAEPAEPGRAADEPAEQQSAGESAIEGPAMLDETGRWVPLQELQLEDSLNHRQMAKEDTNMTQEPTGETFDRERKLDQGDEGTRERHKQPNTENHDKQGGLYLKFKILIVDKPKQSSGKQQRKKWSSRESKRTKMSADNEQGMEQLTRYLVRVRHFLDDNLTE, translated from the exons ATGACAAAAGGAATGAAGCAATGCATATACTACGGTTGTGATGGAGTGAGTCAAGGAGCAGCCAAGAAGTGTGCAGAGTGTG GGAGGAAGATACAAAGACCAGGCTTGAAAATGAAGATGGAGGAGGCAAGAAAAGAAGCAGCAGAGAGAAGGGAAGGCTTTCGAAATGAGAAGAGTTTGAGGAGCAGATGGGGCGTTATGGAGAAGCTACTAATAGCT GTTGCTAATGCTGAAGGCTACGGTCTTAACATCACACTCACAGCTTGGATGCCTGGCAAGGTACAAGTATATTCCAACTGTGAGTCAGCGGCTTGCCTTGACCAGCTCAAACAAGCGATATCGATGAGGGCTGGAATCAAATATACGGAACAGATGAGAG ATGATATGTTTGTGCCCATACAAGGTGAATCTCTTGAGCCCTTTAAACTAAAAGAATGGGCTAAGATTCGCTACAACTCATCAGCATTACCACAGACTACTG AAGAACAAAAAGCAGAAGAACCAGCAGCAGAGGAACTGGCAGAACCAGCAGAACCAGGAAGAGCAGCAGACGAACCAGCAGAACAACAATCAGCAGGAGAGTCAGCGATAGAAGGACCGGCCATGCTAGATGAGACTGGGCGATGGGTGCCATTGCAGGAATTGCAGCTTGAAGATTCTCTCA ATCACAGGCAGATGGCAAAAGAAGACACCAATATGACACAAGAGCCAACAGGAGAAACTTTTGACAGAG AACGAAAGCTGGACCAAGGAGATGAAGGCACGAGAGAGAGGCATAAGCAACCAAACACAGAAAACCATGACAAACAAG GAGGCCTGTACCTCAAATTTAAAATTCTTATAGTTGATAAACCAAAGCAAAGTAGCGGAAAGCAGCAGAGAAAGAAATGGAGCAGCAGAGAAAGCAAGAGGACCAAAATGTCTGCTGACAATGAACAAGGAA TGGAACAACTTACACGCTACTTAGTCAGAGTCCGCCACTTCCTTGACGACAACCTCACAGAGTAA